One genomic window of Micromonospora sp. WMMD1128 includes the following:
- the rsmI gene encoding 16S rRNA (cytidine(1402)-2'-O)-methyltransferase: MGEMSDVGRLVLLGAPLGNPADASARFREVLATADVVAAEDTRRLTRLARDLDVTVPGRIVSYFEGNEERRTPELAEVLVAGYTVALVTDGGMPSVSDPGYRLVRAALEAGVPVTAAPGPSAVTTALALSGLPCDRFCFEGFLPRTPGARRSRLRALAAEERTLVLFEATHRIAGALVDLAEAFGPDRPAALCRELTKTYEEVVRRPLGELAEWAAAGDVRGEITLVVAGAPATPAIRPDDDALRAAVAEREAAGSSRRDAISEVATAYGLRRREVYELVHR, encoded by the coding sequence GTGGGGGAAATGTCCGACGTAGGGCGGTTGGTGCTGCTCGGCGCGCCGTTGGGAAATCCGGCCGACGCGTCCGCCCGGTTCCGCGAGGTGCTCGCCACCGCCGACGTGGTCGCCGCCGAGGACACCCGCCGGCTCACCCGGCTGGCCCGCGACCTCGACGTCACCGTGCCCGGCCGGATCGTCTCCTACTTCGAGGGCAACGAGGAACGGCGTACCCCGGAACTCGCCGAGGTGCTCGTCGCCGGCTACACCGTCGCCCTGGTCACCGACGGCGGCATGCCGAGCGTCTCCGACCCCGGCTACCGCCTGGTCCGGGCCGCGCTGGAAGCCGGCGTCCCGGTGACCGCCGCCCCCGGGCCCAGTGCGGTCACCACCGCGCTGGCGCTGTCCGGCCTGCCCTGCGACCGGTTCTGCTTCGAGGGCTTCCTGCCCCGCACTCCCGGCGCCCGCCGCTCCCGCCTGCGCGCCCTCGCCGCCGAGGAACGCACGCTCGTGCTCTTCGAGGCGACCCACCGGATCGCCGGCGCGCTCGTCGACCTGGCCGAGGCGTTCGGCCCGGACCGGCCCGCCGCGCTCTGCCGCGAGCTGACCAAGACCTACGAGGAAGTGGTCCGCCGGCCGCTCGGCGAACTGGCCGAGTGGGCCGCCGCCGGCGACGTGCGCGGCGAGATCACGCTTGTCGTCGCCGGCGCCCCGGCGACCCCCGCGATCCGTCCCGACGACGACGCGCTGCGTGCCGCGGTGGCCGAGCGGGAGGCGGCCGGGTCCTCCCGCCGAGACGCGATCAGCGAGGTCGCCACCGCGTACGGGCTGCGCCGTCGCGAGGTCTACGAGCTGGTGCACCGCTGA
- a CDS encoding phospholipid carrier-dependent glycosyltransferase has translation MTSASTAQEPSPTTDRAVGSPGDDDGGGGGGGIPAAVRRRLATVDDRLGQGQAWLATAVVVAIAAILRFVGLSQPPGKIFDETYYAKDAYGLIDRGVEWNYKDNGPSYVVHPPLGKWLIGIGEWAFGYQDAESNVSVPGHLTTTAPEFGWRFAAAVCGTLSVLLLVRIGRRMFRSTTLGCAAGLLLALDGFHLVLSRTAILDIFVLLFVLAAFGALVLDRDARRRRWARALADGLDPTVPGRAGRPPSGWRNWPWWRLAAGVLLGCACAVKWNGLYFLPAFALLVLFWEVGVRRSAGVRRPWRDAVLDELPWLLVAGVLMLVTYVATWSGWLLSDEGYYRLASRYPNVPGMSDTPFIGPLINLWEYHKAAYGFHAQLDDPHKYQSWPWQWLLLGRPVAFHWSGTGDCGASSCASEVLLLGTPLLWWSFLPALAATAWLGLARRDWRAGAILLTVAAGLLPWFWLAFDGRTMFSFYAAPAVPFMVLAVVYVLGAIVTPAPVTSTAAPPSAEQVNDRRLVGGIIAGAYVLLVALCFAYFYPIFVGTVMQYADWSARMWLDGRWI, from the coding sequence GTGACGAGTGCGTCGACAGCACAGGAGCCCTCCCCCACCACCGACCGGGCCGTCGGCTCGCCGGGCGACGACGACGGCGGGGGTGGCGGCGGCGGGATCCCGGCCGCGGTCCGACGCCGGCTCGCCACCGTCGACGACCGTCTCGGGCAGGGGCAGGCGTGGCTGGCCACCGCCGTGGTGGTGGCCATCGCCGCGATCCTGCGCTTCGTCGGGCTCAGCCAGCCGCCCGGCAAGATCTTCGACGAGACCTACTACGCCAAGGACGCGTACGGGCTGATCGACCGCGGCGTCGAGTGGAACTACAAGGACAACGGCCCCTCGTACGTGGTCCACCCGCCGCTGGGCAAGTGGTTGATCGGGATCGGCGAGTGGGCGTTCGGCTACCAGGACGCCGAGAGCAACGTCTCGGTGCCGGGGCACCTGACGACCACCGCGCCGGAGTTCGGCTGGCGCTTCGCCGCCGCGGTCTGCGGCACGCTGTCGGTGCTGCTGCTGGTGCGCATCGGCCGGCGGATGTTCCGGTCCACCACGCTCGGCTGCGCGGCCGGCCTGCTGCTCGCGTTGGACGGCTTCCACCTGGTGCTGTCCCGCACGGCGATCCTCGACATCTTCGTGCTGCTGTTCGTGCTGGCCGCGTTCGGCGCGCTGGTGCTCGACCGGGACGCCCGACGGCGACGCTGGGCCCGGGCGTTGGCGGACGGGCTCGATCCGACGGTGCCCGGGCGGGCCGGCCGGCCGCCGTCGGGCTGGCGGAACTGGCCGTGGTGGCGGCTGGCCGCCGGGGTGCTGCTCGGGTGCGCCTGCGCGGTGAAGTGGAACGGGCTCTACTTCCTCCCGGCGTTCGCGCTGCTGGTGCTGTTCTGGGAGGTCGGGGTCCGCCGCTCGGCCGGGGTCCGCCGGCCCTGGCGCGACGCCGTGCTCGACGAGCTGCCCTGGTTGCTCGTGGCCGGCGTGCTGATGCTTGTCACCTACGTGGCCACCTGGTCGGGCTGGCTGCTCAGCGACGAGGGCTACTACCGCCTGGCCAGCCGGTATCCGAACGTGCCGGGGATGAGCGACACGCCGTTCATCGGCCCGCTGATCAACCTGTGGGAATATCACAAGGCCGCGTACGGGTTCCACGCCCAGCTCGACGACCCGCACAAATACCAGTCCTGGCCGTGGCAGTGGCTGCTGCTGGGCCGCCCGGTGGCGTTCCACTGGTCCGGCACCGGCGACTGCGGCGCGTCGAGCTGCGCCTCCGAGGTGCTGCTGCTGGGCACTCCGCTGCTCTGGTGGTCGTTCCTGCCGGCGCTCGCCGCGACCGCTTGGCTGGGCCTGGCCCGGCGGGACTGGCGGGCCGGGGCGATCCTGCTGACCGTGGCCGCCGGCCTGCTGCCCTGGTTCTGGCTCGCCTTCGACGGCCGGACGATGTTCTCCTTCTACGCCGCGCCCGCGGTGCCGTTCATGGTGCTCGCGGTGGTCTACGTGCTCGGCGCGATCGTCACGCCCGCGCCTGTCACCTCGACGGCGGCGCCGCCCAGCGCCGAGCAGGTGAACGACCGCAGGCTGGTCGGCGGCATCATCGCGGGCGCGTACGTGCTGCTGGTGGCGCTCTGTTTCGCGTACTTCTATCCGATCTTCGTGGGCACGGTCATGCAGTATGCGGACTGGTCGGCCCGGATGTGGTTGGACGGCCGCTGGATCTGA